In the Callospermophilus lateralis isolate mCalLat2 chromosome 7, mCalLat2.hap1, whole genome shotgun sequence genome, ttagaCATTTTCTCCTTAATAACATGaatcttaatttcatttttgctGCACAATGAAATTTGTGTAAATAGTTAATAGGTTAAGGAGGAAGGAAATTCTGTAAGGGCTCCTGGGAGACCTTGCAGACCTGGTGGAGGAGCGTGCCGACAGCATCGCTGCCTCAGGGCAGCCCACCAGAGCCCTGCTGTCCAGGTGGCAGGACTGTAGAGGCCAGGCGTAAGAGGAGCTTGCCCTACAGCTGCCTCCACACACCTGGGCCCTGCCTGTGTCTCTCCTGTGGGCTTGTCTCCTATGCCCATGTCCTAGAAGTCACACCAAACAAAACCGGGCCTTTCTCAAGCTGGTTTCCTTCCACGGACCTTCAAGGGCTTGCTTCCAATCCTTTGATGGCTGTGGTTCTGCAATAATGGGTGTAAGTACAGTAGCAGAGCTACTTGGGCAGCATGGACAGGGGAAGTGTGTTGCCTATCAGAGATGTGGATCCAGGGCAACAACCCAGTCCAGGAGCAGCTGAAGATGTCGGGAACCAGAAACACCTAGCAGATCATGGTCAACTGTCTTTGGAAGTTAAACTGCTTAGATTGACcacttatacattttttttttttttagtagccagtggacctttattttatttatttacatgtggtgctgagaattgtgcCCATTGCCTCAGACATGCAGGgcaggccctctaccactgaagtaTAACCATAGCCCAACCACTTACAACCTAAAAGCTAtttttagctgggcatggtggtgcacatctgtaatcccagtgattctagacgctgaggcagtaggatcgctAGTTTGAGGGTagcctctgcaatttaacaaaacctatcccaaaataaaaaataggggtatggagtgtagcacagtggtagagcacccatgggctcaatctccagtactaccactactactactagtaatgataataaataaaaactgtttttaTTCTCCAGAGATAAGAATTACGTTTTAAGCTATGGGCTTGTTTAAATAAGTTGATAACTAAATGTATCACTCAGAATTCCTAAACTTTGGGcctaggtgtagctcagtggaagaacacATACCTGGTACTGGGTTTCACTACCAGCAGCAGAACCCCTAGAATTTCTGAATAGTCAGTTTGCTAAAATAATTAACAAGGTGCTTGCCCTCAATGTAGTGGTGCAGATGAGCCCTTAGAACAAGGGCTCCATAGGGGAGGTAAGTTCTTGCCCTGCAGACCCCTGAAATTAGGCACCATTGGGGGGTTGGAACTGCCCTGCCTCAAGCACGGTGGACCTGGGAGGGTATGGGTCCAACTCCTTTACCGTCCCCTTGGGCTTAACTGGGCACTGCATACCTCCTGGGCCTTGTTAGGCCTTTGCTGTCTCTGTCTCCACTGGACATCTCACCTGCTGATTCTCTCAAGGGTTTTCCAGGCCTTCCTGCTACTGAAGCTTCCTTTTGGAAACCAGGGGTTTCCAGATGTTTTTCCTGACATGACTGAGCTGCACCTGGGACTGGTTGGGCTGCCTCTGCTGAGGCTCCAGTTTCAGAGGGAACAAGCACTGCACTCTAGGATGGGGGTTAGAGCAGGAGAAAGTCACCAAAACACTGCAGCTAATGCTGAAGGACAGCTCAAAAGGGGGTTCCATGTGACAGTGAGGAATGCCTCCCAGGAAGGCGTGGGCATAGGCCTCTGCTTCTGCCCAAGGGTTCAGTCAGAATGATAGGGCTGCAGAGCTTGGGGCTTCCAAGAGTGACCCTCTCTCAGGGGCGACCCTGCCTCTTCTAGGACTAATGGCTTTGGTACAGCCCATTCTAGTACCCTGCTGACCCTAGGGGCCACAAGCAGGAAGGGCTGTAACCCCGGCACATTTAGGTTGAACAGGCTTTATCTGGAGCTCCTTAACTCAAGCATCTAGCTATACACAGAATGGCATTTTACACATGTTGGACAGAAATAAGAGAATCAAGCCTCGTCCAGAAAGGTTCCAGAACTGCAAGGACCTGTTTGACCTGATCCTCACCTGTGAAGAGCGGGTCTACGACCAGGTGGTAGAAGGTGAGAGCAAGGCCTGTGGCCATGGGCAGAGCCAGAAGCAGGGCTATGTCCCACCTGCCAGCCAGGCTGGCCCTGCACGCATGGAAGCTGTGCACTGGAGCTGTGCCCTGGGTGCTGCTGATTGTTGGCTCCTCCTGCAGACGCAAGCCAGGCTATGGGCTCTGAGGTAATAGCAGGGGACAGTGGGTGCTTCCCCACTGACCTGCACAGCCCTGTGGTGATGGGCAGGGTGACCAAGGAAAGGAACAGGAAAGTGGGTAAAGGCAGGTGTCTGTGGCCCTTATGCTAAAGTTCATCAGAGCAAAGCCACCCACATGGCTGCTGACCTAAGTAAAAGATGCCTGGCACGGAGATGCAAGGACAGGCTGGGCAGGAGGAGGCCTTGGATTGCAttttgtttgctgaggtttccttGAATCATGGCCTCTCTCTTGTGAGTTTCTTCCTCAGGTAATGTCCCCAGGCCTGTCTGGCTGCTGTATCCTCACTTGTACAAACCCTCAGGAGACCGACCAATGCAGGGCCCAGTATTCCAGCGCATCTGCCACCTGCTTCCTGTCGAGAACCTCTGACGTCTGTGTTACTTTGTCCCAACCAGATCTGAACTCCAGAGAGCAGGAGACCTGCCAGCCAGTGCACGTGGTCAATGTGGACATCCAAGACAACCATGAGGAGGCCACCTTGGGAGCCTTCCTCATCTGTGAGCTCTGCCAGTGTGTAAGTACCGGTTTCTGTCTGAGCTGTCCCTGCCAAGGAGAAGAGGCAAGGCCTTCTCCTTGTGCCCAGAACAGGGCAGGGGCTTCCCATGGCTCGCCATGGCTGTGTGGCTCAGTTCCGGGTCCAGTTACAGCcagtgctgaaatgtcagcagaaACAGAGGCATGCACAGAACTGAGATCTAACTACGCTGCTTTGGCTGAAGCACCCACCCTGATGTTCTGGTTCATCTGACAGAAGCATGTGAAGACAGCTGTGTCCAGCAAGAGCCCCCAGCACGCAGGCCCTTTTGAAGATGGGGTGCCTCACCTCTCCCCTGTGCTGGATCTTAGTTCCTAAGTGCCCAGCCGAACCCATGGCACTCCAGGTTCAGGTGGGGTCAGAAGTGCACCCCCAAGGCACCTCTGCAGCAGATGGGCAGGAACCTGTGTCCTCTACCCTTTGGACTCGTCAGGCAGGCCAGACATCTGTCCTTTCCTGTGACCCCTGGGTATTCTCGCACTCAATGGCTTGTGCAGCCTCCATGATGGGACCGTCCCAGAGGGAGAGCTATGTGCCTGGTCTTGTCTTGGGCCCTTTGGGAGCTGTGCGCGTAGGAAATGATGGCTTAGCCGAGAGAGGTCAGTACGTCCTGGGCTGGGAGTGCATTTGCCTTGTGGGACCCAGGTTCCTGCCCTCTGGGTGCTCAGCTTGGCACAGCCTCCACTCCCAGCCTGCCCTATGATGCACTGTGGTTGCTGGAGCTCCAGTGGTTGtgcttgtgatctggtcagtgtGCAAGAGCAAGGCATGTCCCAGAAGTCGTGCATGCAACTTCTCCTTGGGCACATCGTCAGCTGAGTCACGGGGGCTAGCTAGGGGACTAGGGAGACCAGCCATCATGCCAGGGCAGCTGTGCTCCGGTGCCAGCCTGCCTCACTCTAGGGAAGGGGTTCTTCATTAGGGTGCCTCTGGCAGTCCATGCCTGCATTTATGATTCTCACAGCCAGGAGGAAGGCTCTTGGTGACTCAGATGTGCCCCAACTGGGAACACGACCAGCTTCTCCGCTCAGTGACTTTGGGGAGGTACCTTCCTTGCCCTCTTGTCTCGCAAGTTGAGGACTCAGTGGCCAAAGAGTGTGCTGAAGCACCAGGCTGGGTCCCCAAACCTGCCCCACTTCTGAACCTGCTCTATGCTCCTCCCAGCGTAGGGTTCTGATGTGATCAGTGCAGAGGCCCCTCCACAGCAAGGTGCCACCAGGTAGAGTTAGGGTCAGGATGCTCTGTCCTGGAGGCCTGGTGCTGGGGAACCTGCCAGTGTCTATGGCTCTGGGCATGGGCAGGGGAGGTGCCCCTTGCTCAGGGCTATGCTCTTTGCAGATCCAGCACACGGAAGACATGGAGAATGAGATTgacgagctgctgcaggagttcgAGGAGAAGAGCGGCAGGGCCTTCCTGCACACAGTCTGCTTCTACTGAGCTCCACCTCCTTCAGGCTCCTCCTCCCAAGTGTCTTGGAGGCGGTCTTGGTGGACGGTGTATGGACTGTACATATAGGATGAAAAGGTACACAGAACCGCCAGATTAAAGACCATTCTCAACCCCACTTCTCTTTACCAAAAGTTTCCGCCCACTGCCCTAGGGTGTGCCTGTTGCTCTGCCTTGCTCTCTTCTCCCCCAATTGCTGGATTGTACAAATATCTGAATAAAGCATCGAGCTGTATCTTAAAGAAAAGAACCTGGAATTACCCAATAAACAGATGCTGCTAGTTGTCAATGCTTTGTCCTGATTTCTTGGCCAGACCTTCCTCTTGCAGAGGTATAGGCCCCCGAGGACCTCCTgagggagaggggctggggaggggctgCTGAAGGCAGGACACACCAGCAAGATGGTGTTTTCTCAATGGCTCCCACCCCCAGAGCTGCGACCAATTGTCCTGGGTGTCAAGACTGTCCACCAATTAGGTTTACTTCCAGATGACCCTCCTGGCTGCTCTGGGTCCTGGAACGAAGGGTGAAGGCCTTCTAGTGTCATGTTGGGCCGGGCAAGCGGTTGGTTCCTGAGCCCTTGGGTCAGCCTTGTGTTGGGCGGTGGGTAACAGTTTGGGGACCCTGAGCCTGGTTCCCCAGGGTCGGGGGAGCCAGAGCAGAGCTGTGGACACGGCCTCCAGGCTTGACGCCAAGACCCTGCCAGAACCCGTACTCCCACAATTCGTGAGCCTGGGGTCAGCCTTTCCTGCCCCGGCTCCCAACCAGCCCCCGGCTCTCTGGCCCTACCTGCTACCATGTGGCCTTGGCTTTGAGTGACCTCCGGGCTCCTTGGTGACCTTGCCCCCCCCTCCCCAATTCCAGCCAGCATGCCAGCATCACCTCCCTCCCCGCTAGTGGCGCTATCCTGTCCGACGCGGCAGAAGCCAACCAGCCTGCCCTGCGGCTCTCACCTGGGAACCAAGGACAGGGCATTCGCGGCGGGGTCGGGCAGGGTCCCACGGCGTCACGCGCCTGGCGCCCGCGTCCCTTCCGCGCgacgggggcgggggcgggggggcggaGACATCGCGCGGGGCGGAGGCAGCTCTCGCGGGGCGCAGGAGGCGGGGGCCGCGCCGACCGCGGAGCGCGTAGCCGAGGGCGGAGCGCAGCGCGCCGCTGCCGCGACCCCAGCGGCCCGTCTTGCCGTGCGCCGCGCCTGCTCCCGGGCCGCGGGCTGCGGCGGCGCGCGGGCGGCGCTGACCTCTGCGGAGGCGGCAGGGGCTCAGCATCGGGCCGGGGCCGGGGGGGCGCCGGGGCCGGGGGGCGGCGCTCCGGCCCGGCCCGGCCCCGCCCGATGTCCATGAGTGCGAACACCATGATCTTCATGATTCTGGGGGCGTCGATCGTGATGGTGAGCGGAGGGGCTTCCAGCGCGCGCCCCCTGCGCCCCGCCCGCGCGCGCGCCTCCCCCGCCTCGCCGCCTTGTTTACCGGCCCGCGCGGCCCGCGCCGCCCTCCGCCGCCCCGCGCGCCCTCCCCGGAGGCGCTGCCCCCTCCCCGGCCCTCCGGCCCGGCCCACTCCTCGCCCTGACCGGTCATGGGTTCTTCCAGGCCATCGCGTGCTTGATGGACATGAACGCGCTGCTGGACCGATTCCACAACTACATCCTCCCGCACCTGCGGGGCGAGGACCGCGTCTGCCACTGCAACTGTGGCCGGTGAGTGCGCCCCGGCGCGGGGCACGACACGCGTGATCACACATGTGCGCGGGGCCGGGGGGCCCGGGGCCGGGGCGGGCTGCAGAGCCGCGCCAGGCCGCGGGGCCCGCCTGGGCCTACCAGctgctgggggaggggctgccCGCCGGGAACCGGGACTGAGGACCCCCCACCAGCCGTCCCCTGCCCTAGAGAGCCTGTAGAGAAAGGGCCGCCAGGGGGTGGCGGAATGGGCCGCCGGCCTCCTGGTCCAGGGCCTGGAGGCTGGAGAACAGCAGCCCAGTGTCCAGTGTGGTGGCCACCGTGGAGGCccggcccagcccagcccagcccagccggtCCTCCTCACCGCCGCTGTGTGTTCGCGGACCTTCCCGAGAGCCAGGGCAGGCAGGTGGAGGAGGTCAAGGTGGGGAGGGCGGATACCCAGAGCTCCTCGCTCCGCCCCTCCGAGTGGAGGGGGAACTGAGGCAGGGGTGGGGCTGaggcttgctcaaggtcacagtgaGCCCCTGCCACATGCCCCTGAGTGGCCTGTGCTCCCGTGCACGTGTAGTGATGGAGTCTTCCTGCCCATGCATGTCTGTACGTCCATGTACAAAATAAACATCTTCTCATGAGCCGCGCATGTGTGTACCGTCTGTGCATATACATGTGCGTACACACAGTGCACACACCGCATGCACTCATCCCGGAGAGGCCCTCCCGCGGTGACTGTTGTCCCTGCTGGACAGACGAGGAAGCGGACAGAGGTTTTAGAGGATGGACTCACCCAAGGTCATGCAGCCAGGAGGGGATGGGACTCTGACCACAgaacctgccctcccctgccttgCAGGGCTGTTCCTAGGCTCTGTGGACAAtgagggtggtggtggggggtcgGGGTGCCAGGGCAGCTGCATGTCTCCCCCAGTGTGTCACATGCCTCCGGGTGCAGACAGGCATGTTGCAGGACAGCGAGTGTGCCCTCGCATGtgctggacacagtgggagaggtTGCTGGTGGGCACATGCTCCCTGGGAAATCTGGGTGCCACCTGGTGTGCCTAGTCTGCCCAGCATGGCACGAGGGCACACCCCCTGCTTGTGGGCAGTGCCCATGGTGGAGCTGAGACCCTCTCAGGTGGACAGTGTGCATGCCCTGGCCCAGACACTCAGCTCTGGGAACACACACTTAACACGTATGGGTCATCAGATGTGCCCAGCGTGGCTCTGCCTGGGGCCGCACACGGAAGGGCTGCCTGGGCAGACAGAGGGCGTTGTTCAGAGTGTGTTTGCTCAAGGCGTGTGTATGCCTCTCAGGTAGCCTCCAGGACACATGTGGACTCATGTGGAAGAGGCGCCTGCAGAGTGGAGGCTGACTCGAGGCCTGTATTGCAGACCCCCGCCCCACTATGCACATGGAGCGTCTCTGCGTGTGTCTACATGTATGTGCTTTGTACACATTTCTACATACAGGATATGTAAATTCATACAAAGTACTCTTGTATATTGAcagcatatatatgtgtatgaaaAGTACATGTATATAGAACAATATACAGTGCCGTGTGCTCAGAGGAATGTCAGCTCGTCTCTGTGTGGGTGCAGCGACTATGTGCAGATTACAAGGTTTGCATGTGGGGTATCCATGTACACGTGCTGCCACGACAGATTCTACCTGTGTGCACACCGTGCAGAAAAAGCGTATACACGTTTGTGTCTCGTACATGCCTCCACATGGAATTTCATACAGAGGACATGTATGTGAATTCTGTGCAGCATGCACATTAGCAGGCAGCGTCAGTGCCTGTGCACATGGATCTGTGCACAGGACAGCACCCCACAGAGAGGCCGGCTCTGTGTCCGTGGAGTGATGTGCCTCCATGTGTGACATGCCACGCTCATGTCGGCGTGTGCTCAGTGCATGAATGTGGGGCTTGTGGGATTGTGGGACCCTGGTCCACGGTATACACACTGTGCTCTGTGCATGTGGCCAGTGCGTATACACGACATGCGTTGGGCCCTGGGTGGACACATGCAGCATGTGTGGCGCAGGCCGGTCACGTGTCTGTACCTATCacagacacatgtgcacacagcATATCCCTCTGGCTTCATCTGGGAGACCTGAGCACCCACCTCCATGGTTGGACCTGGAGTTAGGAGGAGGCCCAGGGTCGTGGAGGGGGAGATGCAGATGCCCAGGCCAGCAGCAGTCCCGAGCCCAGTTGTTGGCACCCTGCCTGGCCCTGCTTTCAGGGTTCCTGGGGGTTTCCTGCCCAGCCACCTGTGTTGGGGGGTGTCAGAGTTCGCTCAGTGCCCCGGGGACCCTAATGGTCAGGAAGCATTTCCTCCCGGGGACTGGCCCAACCCCATGTTCTCTGTTACCAGCAGTGATTTTCCATCGTGATGACAGATAATGTCTATTAAGCTTGTAATCAGATGAGTGACAGCTGCCAGGTGTCAGTCATGGTCACTCCTCACAAGTGGAGCATGGTCCAGCAGCCCAAGTCCTGCCTACTGGGACTGGCCAGTGTGGATGAAGGGGCTGGCCCCAGGAAGCGCAGGAGAGGTTCTGAGCGGCCTGGCTGGGGGCTGCCCCTTCCCTGCCTCTGGGTGGGAGGTGGACAGCATGGGCCCTGCTCAAGGAAGATGAGTCAGTTTTCTTTTGGGGGGAAGGTCCCTCTGGGTGGGGGAAGGAGGGAAGACCAGGCCTGGGCAGGAAGACTGCCAGGCTGATGGGCAGAGCCACAGGGTCTGCTGCAGCttgttgaggggaggaggggagcagGTTTGGGGAGCCAGGAGCTATTTTCAGCACGCGTTTGAGGTGTCTGTAGATCCCACGTGGAGACGCACAGGCAGCTGAGCGCCCAGCAGACATGGAGGTAGCAGGGAGGAGAGTGGCCGTGAGGTTTGTTTGGCCAGCAGGAGCAAAGGACGGGGCCACAGTCAGGACGGCTGGGAAGAGGGTGCCACCAGAGCATGTTGTCCTAGCACTCTGGGCCCAGGGCCACCAACCCCCTCTTCCTGGCTAGGATGTTCAAATCTGCTCTCATGGGGACCAGTTCCCCCTGCAGGTCCACCACTGGGAGTCCTGGGGCTGGAGGGCTCCCTGGAAGTGGGGCAAGCcaacagaggaagagaggaagctGCGGTAGTGCCACCTACAGGCTTTGGAGAGCAGAGCCTCAGTCCTCGAGAGCCCAGTGCCTCCTGGGGGCAGGGTGTGGCTTGTTTGAGCAGACCAGGGCCATGGTGGGTGCCTGGTTCAAGGGCAGGGGCTCTGGCGTCCATCCCACCGGCAGTGAGTGGGCATTGATGGATATGGGTGAGGATGTAAGAATGGGGTATGGGGCAGAGTCCTCAAGACCTCCAGCACGGAGTGAGGCAGGAAGGCACAAGTCAGGGACCAGAAGCCAGGGTGGGCCGGGAGTACCCCCGAGGGCATGGAGTGTAGACTGCTCTTAGGCCTGTGTATACAGGCCAGGGACCAGGTCTGGTGGGCACTGGCCCTCGGGCTCTGCCGGGCCTCGACAGTCCCCACAGTCAGCAGGTGGACCAGGGCTCAGCCTGGGGCCCTCAGGAAAAAGAGGGAGGTGCCGGGTGAGGGTCCATCCCCTAGCCAGACCCTCCCTAGACATCATTACTGGCAGCAGGGTCTTGGCCCCCACCTGCTCTGACAGTTCTTCCTGGCAGCCTGGGGCTGGGGGACGGGTCTGATGACTCTTCCCAACCAGCGCACGGGGATTGCTTCAAAGACCTCCCTGAGGTGCCCCGTGGGAGTCACACCACCTGCCTCGGGGACCCCCAGCCTGCCCAGCGTGGACCCTGGGAAGCCAGGCCAGGGTTGGCGGGAGAGGTGCCAGCCCGCCCTGCCGCCCGCAGGCACCACATCCACTACGTGATCCCATACGACGGGGACCAGTCGGTGGTGGACGCCTCAGAGAACTACTTTGTGACGGACAATGTGACCAAGCAGGAGATCGACCTCATGCTGGGGCTGCTGCTGGGCTTCTGCATCAGCTGGTTCCTGGTGTGGATGGACGGCGTGCTGCACTGTGCCGTGCGGGCCTGGAGGGCCGGCCGGCGCTACGGTGAGTGCCTCCCACCCGCCGCTGGGAAGCCCCGGCCCAGCCCGGCCGCCTGACCGCCCTGTCCCCTGCAGATGGCTCGTGGGCCTGGCTGCCCAAGCTGTGCAGCCTGCGGGACCTGGGCCGGAGGCCGCACAGGCCATTCGAGGAGCCGGCGGGGAACATGGTGCACGTGAAGCAGAAACTCTACCACAACGGGCACCCGAGCCCACGGCACCTGTGAGCCGCGCCCAGGACTCAGGGCTGCTGTGCAGACCAGACCGACCCGCGGAGGCCCAGCTGGCCCGGCGGGACTGCGGCCTCAGGCCCAGGGTGTCCTGGCCTGTGGCTGGCCGGGTTGTGGCTGCAGGGCAGGTCCAGCGGAAGGTGCTGTCTCTTCTTTTTAtaaagggggtggggtgggggctggggtgggACTGGCCACCGGGCCTCAGGGCAGGACACAAGGGCAGGCTCTGTCCTAGAGGTGCTGGGGGCCAAGGGGGGTGGGTCCTCAGTGGGGACAGGCAGGGACAGGTCTGGCCAGGGTCAGGACTGGACTCAGGCCACATCTGATTGAAAGCTGCTGTTTCCTGTGCACTGTGTTGTCCGTCCATCCGTCCGTCCATTTGGTCTGGAGTGGGAG is a window encoding:
- the Ssu72 gene encoding RNA polymerase II subunit A C-terminal domain phosphatase SSU72 isoform X2; translated protein: MLQFWVIKPRASHASKRGFSVRSFGTGTHVKLPGPAPDKPNVYDFKTTYDQMYNDLLRKDKELYTQNGILHMLDRNKRIKPRPERFQNCKDLFDLILTCEERVYDQVVEDLNSREQETCQPVHVVNVDIQDNHEEATLGAFLICELCQCIQHTEDMENEIDELLQEFEEKSGRAFLHTVCFY
- the Ssu72 gene encoding RNA polymerase II subunit A C-terminal domain phosphatase SSU72 isoform X1 — translated: MPSSPLRVAVVCSSNQNRSMEAHNILSKRGFSVRSFGTGTHVKLPGPAPDKPNVYDFKTTYDQMYNDLLRKDKELYTQNGILHMLDRNKRIKPRPERFQNCKDLFDLILTCEERVYDQVVEDLNSREQETCQPVHVVNVDIQDNHEEATLGAFLICELCQCIQHTEDMENEIDELLQEFEEKSGRAFLHTVCFY
- the Tmem240 gene encoding transmembrane protein 240, whose product is MSMSANTMIFMILGASIVMAIACLMDMNALLDRFHNYILPHLRGEDRVCHCNCGRHHIHYVIPYDGDQSVVDASENYFVTDNVTKQEIDLMLGLLLGFCISWFLVWMDGVLHCAVRAWRAGRRYDGSWAWLPKLCSLRDLGRRPHRPFEEPAGNMVHVKQKLYHNGHPSPRHL